The following are encoded in a window of Sphaerisporangium siamense genomic DNA:
- a CDS encoding non-heme iron oxygenase ferredoxin subunit, whose protein sequence is MTFHKVCVLSDIPDGGVAGVEVGGTPVALVRKDGEVFALHDVCSHAEVRLSEGEVYDDTLECWLHGSCFDIRSGKPTGPPATRPVPVYRVKVEGDDVLVALGADTAQDQES, encoded by the coding sequence ATGACGTTCCACAAGGTCTGCGTGCTGTCCGACATCCCCGACGGCGGCGTCGCCGGGGTCGAGGTGGGCGGCACGCCCGTGGCGCTGGTCCGCAAGGACGGCGAGGTGTTCGCCCTGCACGACGTCTGCTCGCACGCCGAGGTCCGGCTGAGCGAGGGCGAGGTGTACGACGACACCCTGGAGTGCTGGCTGCACGGCTCGTGCTTCGACATCCGCTCCGGAAAACCGACCGGCCCGCCCGCCACCCGGCCCGTTCCCGTGTACCGCGTGAAGGTCGAGGGCGACGACGTCCTCGTCGCGCTCGGCGCAGACACCGCCCAAGATCAGGAGTCGTAA
- a CDS encoding cysteine desulfurase, with protein sequence MTDSTFEVERIRKDFPILSRELPGGRPLIYLDSGNSSQKPAHVINTMRDHLEQHYSNVGRALHVLGSESTEAYEGARDAVAAFVGAPSRDEIVFTKNASEALNLVAYAFGNPAGEDERFRLGPGDEIVISEMEHHSNIVPWQLLVQRTGATLRWFPVTDEGRLDLSGLDEVVNERTKIVSIVHQSNVLGTVNPVARVLARAREVGALMMLDASQSVPHRPVDVAALGVDFVAFTGHKMVGPSGIGVLWGRSELLEAMPPFLGGGEMIEAVWMDHSTFAPVPHKFEAGTPPIVEAVGLGAAVEYLTGVGMEEIQRHEHELTEYALGALAEVPGLRVIGPATAEDRGGTLSFTIPDIHPHDVGQILDDRFGIAVRVGHHCARPLHLRFGIPATTRASFYLYNTTDEVDALVRGLHHVQKVFG encoded by the coding sequence ATGACCGACAGCACGTTCGAGGTGGAGAGGATCCGGAAGGACTTCCCGATCCTCTCCCGCGAGCTGCCCGGGGGCCGGCCCCTGATCTACCTGGACTCCGGCAACTCCTCGCAGAAGCCCGCGCACGTGATCAACACCATGCGCGACCATCTGGAGCAGCACTACAGCAACGTCGGCCGGGCGCTGCACGTGCTCGGCAGCGAGTCGACCGAGGCGTACGAGGGCGCCCGCGACGCGGTGGCCGCCTTCGTCGGCGCCCCGAGCCGCGACGAGATCGTCTTCACGAAGAACGCCTCCGAGGCGCTGAACCTCGTGGCGTACGCCTTCGGCAACCCGGCGGGCGAGGACGAGCGCTTCCGGCTCGGCCCGGGCGACGAGATCGTGATCTCCGAGATGGAGCACCACTCCAACATCGTGCCCTGGCAGCTCCTCGTCCAGCGCACGGGCGCCACCCTGCGGTGGTTCCCCGTCACCGACGAGGGCCGGCTCGACCTGTCCGGCCTGGACGAGGTGGTGAACGAGCGCACCAAGATCGTGTCGATCGTCCACCAGTCCAACGTCCTCGGCACGGTCAACCCGGTCGCGCGCGTTCTGGCGCGGGCCCGGGAGGTCGGCGCGCTGATGATGCTCGACGCCTCCCAGTCCGTGCCCCACCGCCCGGTGGACGTGGCCGCGCTCGGCGTCGACTTCGTCGCCTTCACCGGCCACAAGATGGTCGGCCCCTCCGGCATCGGCGTGCTGTGGGGCAGGAGCGAGCTGCTGGAGGCGATGCCCCCGTTCCTGGGCGGCGGCGAGATGATCGAGGCCGTCTGGATGGACCACTCGACGTTCGCGCCGGTGCCGCACAAGTTCGAGGCGGGCACCCCGCCGATCGTCGAGGCCGTCGGGCTCGGCGCCGCGGTCGAGTACCTCACCGGCGTCGGCATGGAGGAGATCCAGCGGCACGAGCACGAGCTCACCGAGTACGCGCTCGGCGCGCTCGCGGAGGTCCCGGGGCTGCGCGTCATCGGCCCCGCCACGGCGGAGGACCGCGGGGGCACGCTGTCGTTCACGATCCCTGACATCCACCCCCACGACGTGGGGCAGATCCTCGACGACCGCTTCGGCATCGCCGTGCGGGTCGGGCACCACTGCGCCCGCCCGCTGCACCTGCGCTTCGGAATACCGGCGACCACACGGGCGTCGTTCTACCTGTACAACACCACGGACGAGGTCGACGCGCTGGTCCGAGGGCTCCACCACGTCCAGAAGGTGTTCGGATAA
- the sufD gene encoding Fe-S cluster assembly protein SufD: protein MGLDTKPLSSLHGKSSYDLADFPVPTGREESWRFTPLSRLRGLHDGTAPVAGTVVLEVHPAPEVSVETVGRDDPRVGKAYVPADRVSVQAYTSFEKATVITVPKEVVTSEPIVVDVRGNGAAGATYGHLVVRVEPLAQAVLVLDHRGSAVYADNVEFVLGEGASLKVVSLQDWDADAVHVSHHHAQLGKDATFKSFVVTLGGDLVRLSPSVAYAGRGGEADLSGLYFADAGQHLEHRLLVDHSVPDCRSNVDYRGALQGDDAHAVWIGDVIIRVEATGTDTYELNRNLILTDGARADSVPNLEILTGEVAGAGHASASGRLDDEHIFYLQARGIPHEEARRLVVRGYFAQLIEKIEVEEIRARVLAAVEAELAR from the coding sequence ATGGGCCTGGACACCAAACCTCTCTCCAGCCTGCACGGGAAGTCCTCCTACGACCTGGCGGACTTTCCCGTGCCGACCGGGCGTGAGGAGTCCTGGAGGTTCACCCCGCTCTCGCGCCTGCGCGGCCTGCACGACGGCACCGCCCCGGTCGCGGGCACCGTCGTGCTGGAGGTCCACCCCGCGCCGGAGGTCTCCGTCGAGACCGTCGGCCGCGACGACCCCCGCGTCGGCAAGGCGTACGTGCCCGCCGACCGGGTGAGCGTCCAGGCGTACACCTCCTTCGAGAAGGCCACCGTCATCACGGTGCCCAAGGAGGTCGTGACCTCCGAGCCCATCGTGGTCGACGTGCGCGGCAACGGCGCGGCCGGCGCGACCTACGGCCACCTCGTGGTCCGGGTCGAGCCGCTGGCGCAGGCCGTCCTGGTCCTGGACCACCGGGGCAGCGCCGTGTACGCCGACAACGTCGAGTTCGTCCTCGGCGAGGGCGCCTCGCTCAAGGTGGTCAGCCTCCAGGACTGGGACGCCGACGCCGTACACGTCTCTCACCACCACGCGCAGCTCGGCAAGGACGCCACGTTCAAGAGCTTCGTGGTCACCCTCGGCGGCGACCTGGTGCGCCTGTCCCCGTCGGTGGCCTACGCCGGCCGCGGCGGCGAGGCCGACCTGAGCGGCCTGTACTTCGCCGACGCCGGCCAGCACCTGGAGCACCGCCTGCTGGTCGACCACAGCGTGCCGGACTGCCGCAGCAACGTCGACTACCGCGGCGCGCTGCAGGGCGACGACGCCCACGCGGTCTGGATCGGCGACGTGATCATCCGCGTCGAGGCGACCGGCACCGACACCTACGAGCTGAACCGCAACCTCATCCTCACCGACGGCGCCCGCGCCGATTCGGTGCCGAACCTGGAGATCCTCACCGGCGAGGTCGCCGGAGCCGGGCACGCCTCGGCCTCCGGCCGGCTGGACGACGAGCACATCTTCTACCTCCAGGCGCGGGGCATCCCGCACGAGGAGGCGCGCCGCCTGGTCGTGCGGGGCTACTTCGCCCAGCTCATCGAGAAGATCGAGGTCGAGGAGATCCGCGCCCGGGTGCTCGCCGCGGTGGAGGCGGAGCTCGCGCGATGA
- a CDS encoding helix-turn-helix transcriptional regulator, giving the protein MTNAEKGAERGTRARVARLILEHGPVDAAALGERLGLTPAAVRRHLDALVAEGMIEPRTARPRGQRGRGRPAKLFIITDAGRSAFEHAYDGLAGSALRFLAEHMGEDAVARFARSQVSGLVRRLEPQMREVPAEQRVRVLAEALTADGYAASASTAKSGGEQLCQHHCPVAHVAAEFPQLCEAETEAFGQLLGTPVQRLATIAHGDGVCTTHVSPRVLAAQRPPRHGDADPDDGNSRNAIEKNKETGR; this is encoded by the coding sequence ATGACGAACGCCGAGAAGGGCGCCGAGCGTGGTACACGCGCGCGCGTCGCTCGGCTCATCCTGGAACACGGCCCGGTCGACGCCGCCGCCCTGGGCGAGCGGCTCGGGCTCACGCCCGCGGCGGTCCGCCGTCATCTGGACGCGCTGGTCGCCGAGGGAATGATAGAGCCACGCACGGCGCGCCCACGCGGGCAGCGCGGGCGCGGCAGGCCGGCGAAGCTGTTCATCATCACCGACGCCGGCCGCAGCGCCTTCGAGCACGCCTACGACGGCCTGGCGGGCAGCGCCCTGCGCTTCCTCGCCGAGCACATGGGCGAGGACGCCGTGGCGAGGTTCGCCAGGTCGCAGGTCAGCGGCCTGGTCCGGCGTCTTGAGCCCCAGATGCGCGAGGTGCCCGCCGAGCAGCGGGTGCGCGTGCTCGCCGAGGCCCTGACCGCCGACGGCTACGCCGCCTCGGCCAGCACGGCCAAGTCCGGCGGGGAGCAGCTGTGCCAGCACCACTGCCCCGTCGCGCACGTGGCGGCGGAGTTCCCGCAGCTCTGCGAGGCCGAGACCGAGGCCTTCGGGCAGCTGCTCGGCACGCCGGTGCAACGCCTGGCGACGATCGCCCACGGCGACGGGGTGTGCACGACCCACGTGAGCCCGAGGGTCCTGGCGGCGCAGCGCCCGCCGCGGCACGGCGACGCCGACCCTGACGACGGCAACTCGCGCAACGCGATCGAGAAGAACAAGGAGACCGGAAGGTGA
- a CDS encoding EamA family transporter, giving the protein MTVPMPSPPILSASDAPFPPGRARPGALVRAAAGAVPPSGLVVLAILSVQLGAGIAKNLFAALPPSAVVFLRIATGALILGVVARPRLRGLTRRDLAAGLAFGVTLGVMNLAFYEGLARLPMGICVTIEFLGPLGVAVAASRRRLDLVWVALAAAGIALLAPWDGGTGLDWLGVAFAAIAGACWAAYILLSAAVGKRFPGTTGLSFAMIVAVAVSAPAGVAAGGAELLRPELLLLGAGVGLLSSVIPYSLELEALRRMPKRVFGILMSLEPAAAALVGLLVLGEILGLREWAAIGCVVVASVGATRTS; this is encoded by the coding sequence ATGACCGTGCCGATGCCGTCCCCGCCGATCTTGTCCGCCTCCGACGCCCCCTTCCCCCCGGGCCGGGCGCGGCCCGGCGCGCTGGTGCGGGCCGCCGCGGGCGCCGTGCCGCCCTCGGGCCTGGTGGTGCTGGCCATCCTGTCGGTGCAGCTCGGCGCCGGGATCGCCAAGAATCTGTTCGCCGCGCTGCCGCCGAGCGCGGTGGTGTTCCTGCGCATCGCCACGGGCGCGCTGATCCTTGGCGTGGTGGCCCGGCCCCGGCTGCGGGGGCTGACGCGGCGCGACCTGGCGGCCGGGCTGGCCTTCGGCGTGACGCTCGGCGTCATGAACCTCGCGTTCTACGAGGGGCTGGCCCGGCTGCCGATGGGCATCTGCGTGACGATCGAGTTCCTCGGCCCGCTCGGGGTGGCGGTGGCGGCGTCCCGGCGCCGGCTCGACCTGGTGTGGGTGGCGCTGGCCGCCGCGGGCATCGCGCTGCTGGCCCCGTGGGACGGCGGCACCGGGCTGGACTGGCTCGGCGTCGCCTTCGCCGCGATCGCGGGGGCCTGCTGGGCGGCCTACATCCTGTTGTCGGCCGCGGTGGGCAAGAGGTTCCCGGGGACGACCGGGCTGTCGTTCGCCATGATCGTGGCGGTGGCGGTGAGCGCGCCCGCGGGCGTGGCGGCGGGCGGCGCGGAGCTGCTGCGCCCGGAGCTGCTCCTGCTGGGGGCGGGCGTCGGCCTGCTGTCCTCGGTGATCCCCTACAGCCTGGAGCTGGAGGCGCTGCGGCGCATGCCGAAGCGGGTCTTCGGCATCCTGATGAGCCTGGAGCCCGCCGCCGCCGCGCTGGTGGGGCTGCTCGTGCTCGGCGAGATCCTGGGTCTGCGGGAGTGGGCGGCGATCGGCTGCGTGGTCGTCGCCTCGGTGGGCGCCACGCGCACGAGCTGA
- the sufB gene encoding Fe-S cluster assembly protein SufB yields MTVTDRPELEGLGNYKFGWADPDVAGATARRGLSEEVVRNISALKGEPEWMLDLRLKGLRLFGKKPLPTWGSDLTGIDFDNIKYFVRSTEKQAASWEDLPADIKNTYDKLGIPEAEKQRLIAGVAAQYESEVVYHKIREDLEEKGVIFLDTDTGLKEHPELFKEYFGSVIPVGDNKFASLNTAVWSGGSFIYVPPNVNVEIPLQAYFRINTENMGQFERTLIIVDEGSYVHYVEGCTAPIYSSDSLHSAVVEIIVKKNARCRYTTIQNWSNNVYNLVTKRAVAYEGATMEWIDGNIGSKVTMKYPAVYLMGEHAKGETLSVAFAGEGQHQDAGAKMVHLAPKTSSTIISKSVARGGGRTSYRGLVQIEEGAAGSASTVKCDALLIDQISRSDTYPYVDVREDDVSMGHEATVSKVSDDQLFYLMSRGLTEDEAMAMIVRGFVEPIARELPMEYALELNRLIELQMEGAVG; encoded by the coding sequence GTGACTGTCACCGACCGCCCGGAGCTCGAGGGCCTCGGGAACTATAAGTTCGGCTGGGCCGATCCCGACGTGGCCGGCGCGACCGCGCGCCGGGGTCTGTCCGAGGAGGTCGTGCGGAACATCTCCGCGCTCAAGGGCGAGCCGGAGTGGATGCTCGACCTGCGCCTGAAGGGCCTCCGCCTGTTCGGCAAGAAGCCCCTGCCCACCTGGGGCTCCGACCTCACGGGCATCGACTTCGACAACATCAAGTACTTCGTCCGCTCCACCGAGAAGCAGGCCGCCTCCTGGGAGGACCTGCCCGCGGACATCAAGAACACCTACGACAAGCTCGGCATCCCCGAGGCGGAGAAGCAGCGCCTGATCGCCGGCGTCGCCGCCCAGTACGAGTCCGAGGTCGTCTACCACAAGATCCGCGAGGACCTTGAGGAGAAGGGCGTCATCTTCCTCGACACCGACACCGGCCTCAAGGAGCACCCCGAGCTCTTCAAGGAGTACTTCGGGTCGGTCATCCCCGTGGGCGACAACAAGTTCGCCTCGCTGAACACGGCGGTGTGGTCGGGCGGCTCGTTCATCTACGTGCCGCCGAACGTCAACGTCGAGATCCCGCTCCAGGCCTACTTCCGGATCAACACCGAGAACATGGGCCAGTTCGAGCGCACGCTGATCATCGTCGACGAGGGCTCCTACGTCCACTACGTCGAGGGCTGCACCGCGCCGATCTACTCCTCCGACTCGCTGCACAGCGCGGTCGTCGAGATCATCGTGAAGAAGAACGCCCGCTGCCGGTACACGACCATCCAGAACTGGTCGAACAACGTCTACAACCTGGTCACCAAGCGCGCCGTCGCCTACGAGGGCGCCACCATGGAGTGGATCGACGGCAACATCGGCTCCAAGGTCACGATGAAGTACCCGGCGGTCTACCTCATGGGCGAGCACGCCAAGGGCGAGACCCTGAGCGTCGCGTTCGCCGGCGAGGGCCAGCACCAGGACGCGGGCGCCAAGATGGTGCACCTCGCGCCGAAGACCTCCTCCACGATCATCTCCAAGTCGGTCGCGCGGGGCGGCGGGCGCACGTCCTACCGCGGCCTGGTCCAGATCGAGGAGGGCGCCGCCGGGTCGGCCTCGACCGTCAAGTGCGACGCGCTGCTCATCGACCAGATCAGCCGCTCGGACACCTACCCCTACGTCGACGTCCGCGAGGACGACGTCTCCATGGGGCACGAGGCCACGGTCTCCAAGGTCTCCGACGACCAGCTCTTCTACCTCATGAGCCGCGGCCTGACCGAGGACGAGGCCATGGCGATGATCGTCCGCGGCTTCGTCGAGCCGATCGCGCGCGAGCTGCCGATGGAGTACGCCCTGGAGCTCAACCGCCTGATCGAGCTGCAGATGGAAGGGGCGGTGGGCTGA
- the sufU gene encoding Fe-S cluster assembly sulfur transfer protein SufU codes for MIAESLYQELILEHYKHPQGRGLREPYDAEVHHVNPTCGDEVTMRVKLGDGGKVEDVSYDGQGCSISQAAASVLHELATGSTVESTLAVVDEFTRLMQGRGQIEPDEDVLGDAVAFAGVAKYPARVKCALLAWMAYKDAVVRSSA; via the coding sequence ATGATCGCCGAGTCGCTGTACCAGGAGCTGATCCTGGAGCATTACAAGCACCCGCAGGGCCGGGGCCTGCGCGAGCCGTACGACGCCGAGGTACACCACGTGAACCCGACCTGCGGCGACGAGGTCACCATGCGGGTGAAGCTCGGCGACGGCGGCAAGGTCGAGGACGTCTCCTACGACGGGCAGGGCTGCTCGATCAGCCAGGCCGCGGCGTCGGTGCTGCACGAGCTGGCCACCGGCTCGACCGTCGAGAGCACCCTCGCGGTCGTGGACGAGTTCACCCGGCTGATGCAGGGCCGGGGTCAGATCGAGCCCGACGAGGACGTCCTCGGGGACGCGGTGGCGTTCGCCGGGGTCGCCAAGTACCCGGCGCGGGTCAAGTGCGCCCTGCTGGCCTGGATGGCCTACAAGGACGCCGTGGTGAGGAGCTCGGCGTGA
- the sufC gene encoding Fe-S cluster assembly ATPase SufC produces MSTLEIRDLHVAVEDKEILRGVDLTVRSGETHALMGPNGSGKSTLAYAIAGHPKYTVTSGTVTLDGEDVLSLGVDERARAGLFLAMQYPVEVPGVSVSNFLRSAVTAVRGEAPKLRLFTKELKEGMDALSIDASFAQRNLNEGFSGGEKKRHEILQLELLKPKIAILDETDSGLDVDALRVVSEGVNRFRSSGETGVLLITHYTRILRYVKPDFVHVFAGGRIVEEGGPELADKLESEGYERYTKASA; encoded by the coding sequence TTGTCCACCCTGGAAATTCGTGACCTGCATGTCGCCGTGGAGGACAAGGAGATCCTGCGCGGCGTCGACCTGACCGTCCGCTCCGGCGAGACCCACGCCCTGATGGGGCCGAACGGCTCGGGCAAGTCGACGCTCGCCTACGCGATCGCCGGTCACCCGAAGTACACCGTCACCTCCGGCACGGTCACCCTCGACGGCGAGGACGTCCTGTCGCTCGGCGTCGACGAGCGCGCCCGCGCGGGCCTGTTCCTGGCCATGCAGTACCCGGTCGAGGTCCCCGGCGTCTCGGTGTCCAACTTCCTGCGCAGCGCCGTCACGGCCGTGCGCGGCGAGGCGCCGAAGCTGCGCCTGTTCACCAAGGAGCTCAAGGAGGGCATGGACGCCCTGTCCATCGACGCCTCCTTCGCCCAGCGCAACCTCAACGAGGGCTTCTCCGGCGGCGAGAAGAAGCGCCACGAGATCCTCCAGCTCGAACTGCTCAAGCCGAAGATCGCCATCCTGGACGAGACCGACTCCGGCCTGGACGTCGACGCGCTGCGCGTCGTCTCCGAGGGCGTCAACCGGTTCCGCTCCTCCGGCGAGACCGGCGTGCTGCTGATCACGCACTACACCCGCATCCTGCGCTACGTGAAGCCCGACTTCGTCCACGTCTTCGCGGGCGGCAGGATCGTCGAGGAGGGCGGCCCCGAGCTGGCCGACAAGCTCGAGTCCGAGGGCTACGAGCGCTACACCAAGGCGAGTGCATGA
- a CDS encoding ABC transporter ATP-binding protein, protein MDSPAVALTGLVKRYGRTVAVDGLTLSAERGAVTAILGPNGAGKTSTVEICEGFRKADGGTVRVLGLDPARDAAALKPRVGVMLQSGGVPPAVRAGEWLRLVARFHAHPLDPGALLERLGLAEHARTPYRRLSGGQQQRLSLAAAVIGRPELVFLDEPTAGLDPQARHACWDVVGELRARGVSTVLTTHHMDEAERLADKVVIIDRGTVVAEGSPRALTGAERQLRFRARPGLDLDELLKALPAGSTAKESPSGHYVIEGHVGPELLGTVTAWCAAEGVTADDLSVERRTLEDVFLELTGRELR, encoded by the coding sequence ATGGACTCCCCAGCCGTCGCGCTCACCGGCCTGGTCAAGCGGTACGGCCGTACCGTGGCCGTCGACGGCCTGACGCTGAGCGCCGAGCGGGGCGCGGTGACCGCGATCCTCGGCCCGAACGGCGCCGGCAAGACCTCCACGGTCGAGATCTGCGAGGGGTTCCGCAAGGCCGACGGCGGCACCGTGCGCGTGCTCGGGCTCGACCCCGCACGGGACGCCGCCGCGCTCAAGCCCCGCGTCGGCGTCATGCTGCAGTCCGGCGGCGTGCCCCCGGCCGTGCGCGCCGGGGAGTGGCTGCGGCTGGTCGCCCGCTTCCACGCCCACCCGCTCGACCCCGGCGCGCTGCTGGAGCGCCTGGGGCTGGCCGAGCACGCCCGCACCCCCTACCGCCGCCTGTCGGGCGGCCAGCAGCAGCGCCTCTCGCTCGCCGCGGCCGTCATCGGCCGTCCCGAGCTGGTCTTCCTGGACGAGCCGACCGCGGGGCTGGACCCGCAGGCCAGGCACGCCTGCTGGGACGTGGTGGGCGAGCTGCGCGCCCGCGGGGTCTCCACGGTGCTGACCACCCACCACATGGACGAGGCCGAGCGGCTCGCCGACAAGGTCGTCATCATCGACCGGGGCACGGTGGTGGCCGAGGGCAGCCCGCGCGCGCTCACCGGCGCCGAGCGGCAGCTCCGCTTCCGCGCCCGGCCGGGGCTCGACCTGGACGAGCTGCTCAAGGCCCTGCCGGCGGGCAGCACGGCCAAGGAGTCGCCGAGCGGCCACTACGTCATCGAGGGGCACGTCGGGCCCGAGCTGCTCGGCACGGTCACCGCCTGGTGCGCCGCCGAGGGCGTCACCGCCGACGACCTCAGCGTCGAACGCCGCACGCTGGAGGACGTCTTCCTCGAACTGACGGGAAGGGAGCTGCGGTGA
- a CDS encoding ABC transporter permease: MVLAQAGAEVRAVLRNGEQLLLTLIIPILVLVGFSAAPLLEVPGHRVDFVTPGVLALAIMSTAFTGQAIGTGFERRYGVLKRLGATPLSRTGLMLAKTLAVITVEALQVVVIVAVALGLGWRPHAGGALPALALVLAGTAAFSGLALLMAGTLRAEATLAAANLVYLVLLGIGGVVLPVTAFPGPLRAVAEALPITALTGGLREVLADGGGLPVGQLLILLAWAAGTLALASRTFRWE; the protein is encoded by the coding sequence ATGGTGCTCGCCCAGGCCGGCGCCGAGGTGCGCGCGGTGCTGCGCAACGGCGAGCAGCTCCTGCTCACGCTGATCATCCCGATCCTGGTGCTGGTGGGCTTCTCCGCCGCGCCGCTGCTGGAGGTCCCCGGACACCGCGTCGACTTCGTCACCCCCGGGGTGCTCGCGCTGGCGATCATGTCGACGGCGTTCACGGGCCAGGCCATCGGCACGGGGTTCGAGCGCCGGTACGGCGTGCTCAAGCGCCTCGGCGCCACGCCGCTGTCCCGCACGGGGCTGATGCTGGCCAAGACCCTCGCGGTGATCACGGTCGAGGCGCTGCAGGTCGTCGTGATCGTCGCCGTGGCCCTGGGTCTCGGCTGGCGTCCGCACGCCGGCGGCGCGCTGCCCGCGCTCGCGCTGGTCCTCGCGGGCACGGCCGCGTTCAGCGGGCTCGCGCTCTTGATGGCGGGCACGCTGCGCGCCGAGGCCACGCTCGCGGCGGCCAACCTCGTGTACCTGGTGCTGCTGGGGATCGGCGGGGTGGTGCTGCCGGTGACCGCGTTCCCCGGGCCGCTGCGCGCGGTGGCCGAGGCTTTGCCGATCACGGCGCTGACCGGAGGGCTGCGCGAGGTGCTCGCCGACGGCGGCGGGCTGCCGGTCGGGCAGCTCCTGATCCTGCTCGCCTGGGCCGCGGGAACCCTGGCCCTGGCCTCCCGCACCTTCCGCTGGGAGTGA
- a CDS encoding VOC family protein, whose protein sequence is MPARSGYKPGVPCWVDLSCPDTRAAAAFYAELFGWRAEFDPDPEAGGYGRFLRDGKPVAGVGATFAADLPAVWNTYVATDDAQSVADRVKEAGGQVCTGPVQVFDEGAMAVFRDPAGASFMVWQPGRHYGAGLVGEPGSPCWYELDSCDPEGAKAFYPEVFGWERRGSADPAGGEYTEWLQDGRPVAGMPPAGDKLPPDVPSRWLVFFAVADCDAAVAATTGLGGALIRPARDLPLGRCAVLADPQGAVFAALALRAPA, encoded by the coding sequence ATGCCGGCCCGTAGCGGTTACAAGCCCGGCGTGCCCTGCTGGGTGGATCTCTCCTGTCCCGACACCCGCGCCGCCGCGGCGTTCTACGCCGAGCTGTTCGGCTGGCGCGCCGAGTTCGACCCCGACCCCGAGGCCGGCGGCTACGGCCGCTTCCTGCGCGACGGCAAACCGGTCGCGGGGGTGGGCGCGACCTTCGCCGCGGACCTCCCCGCGGTCTGGAACACCTACGTCGCCACCGACGACGCCCAGTCGGTCGCCGACCGGGTCAAGGAGGCCGGGGGACAGGTGTGCACGGGCCCGGTGCAGGTGTTCGACGAGGGCGCCATGGCGGTCTTCCGCGACCCGGCGGGCGCGTCGTTCATGGTCTGGCAGCCCGGGCGGCACTACGGGGCCGGGCTGGTCGGCGAGCCGGGCTCGCCGTGCTGGTACGAGCTGGACTCCTGCGACCCCGAGGGCGCGAAGGCGTTCTACCCGGAGGTCTTCGGCTGGGAGCGGCGCGGCTCGGCCGACCCGGCGGGCGGGGAGTACACCGAGTGGCTGCAGGACGGCAGGCCGGTCGCGGGCATGCCCCCGGCCGGCGACAAGCTGCCTCCGGACGTGCCGTCCCGCTGGCTGGTCTTCTTCGCGGTCGCCGACTGCGACGCCGCCGTGGCCGCGACGACCGGCCTCGGGGGCGCGCTGATCCGCCCGGCCCGCGACCTTCCGCTCGGCCGCTGCGCCGTCCTCGCCGATCCCCAGGGCGCGGTCTTCGCCGCGCTCGCCCTCAGGGCCCCGGCGTAG